In one Kitasatospora cineracea genomic region, the following are encoded:
- a CDS encoding pyridoxal phosphate-dependent aminotransferase, with protein MEFRQSSKLKDVCYEIRGPVVDTANALEEAGHSVLRLNTGNPAPFGFEAPEEILQDIIRNLPNAHGYSDARGILPARRAVVQYYQQRGVPGVGVDDVYLGNGASELIQMAVQALVDDGDEVLVPAPDFPLWTAVVRFAGGKAVHYLCDEESDWYPDLDDIAAKITHRTKAIVVINPNNPTGAVYPKELLEGILDLARRHHLLVFADEIYDKILYDDAEHHCLAALADDVVTLTFNGLSKAYRVAGFRSGWLVVSGPKEHAKDYLEGLTMLAAMRLCPNVPAQYAVQAALGGRQSINDLVLPNGRLTEQRDVTWRALNEIPGVSCVKPKGALYAFAKLDPAVHRIVDDERFVLDLLLREKIHIVQGTGFNWPRPDHFRFVTLPRADELETAINRIGRFLATYRQ; from the coding sequence ATGGAGTTTCGCCAGTCCAGCAAGCTGAAGGACGTGTGCTACGAGATCCGGGGCCCGGTCGTCGACACCGCCAACGCGCTGGAGGAGGCCGGCCACAGCGTGCTGCGGCTGAACACCGGCAACCCGGCCCCGTTCGGCTTCGAGGCCCCGGAGGAGATCCTCCAGGACATCATCCGCAACCTGCCCAACGCGCACGGCTACTCCGACGCCCGCGGCATCCTCCCCGCCCGCCGCGCCGTCGTGCAGTACTACCAGCAGCGCGGCGTCCCGGGCGTCGGCGTGGACGACGTCTACCTGGGCAACGGCGCCTCCGAGCTGATCCAGATGGCCGTCCAGGCGCTGGTGGACGACGGCGACGAGGTGCTCGTCCCGGCGCCGGACTTCCCGCTGTGGACGGCCGTGGTCCGGTTCGCCGGCGGCAAGGCGGTGCACTACCTGTGCGACGAGGAGTCCGACTGGTACCCGGACCTGGACGACATCGCCGCCAAGATCACCCACCGCACCAAGGCCATCGTGGTGATCAACCCGAACAACCCGACCGGCGCGGTCTACCCGAAGGAACTGCTGGAGGGCATCCTCGACCTGGCCCGCCGCCACCACCTGCTGGTCTTCGCCGACGAGATCTACGACAAGATCCTCTACGACGACGCCGAGCACCACTGCCTCGCCGCCCTCGCCGACGACGTGGTCACCCTCACCTTCAACGGCCTGTCCAAGGCGTACCGGGTGGCCGGCTTCCGCAGCGGCTGGCTGGTGGTCTCCGGCCCCAAGGAGCACGCCAAGGACTACCTGGAGGGCCTCACCATGCTGGCCGCGATGCGGCTGTGCCCCAACGTGCCCGCCCAGTACGCCGTGCAGGCCGCGCTCGGCGGCCGGCAGTCCATCAACGACCTGGTGCTGCCCAACGGCCGGCTCACCGAACAGCGCGACGTCACCTGGCGCGCCCTGAACGAGATCCCCGGCGTCTCCTGCGTCAAGCCCAAGGGCGCCCTGTACGCCTTCGCCAAGCTCGACCCCGCCGTGCACCGGATCGTCGACGACGAGCGCTTCGTCCTCGACCTGCTGCTCCGCGAGAAGATCCACATCGTCCAGGGCACCGGCTTCAACTGGCCCCGCCCCGACCACTTCCGCTTCGTCACCCTCCCGCGCGCCGACGAACTGGAGACCGCGATCAACCGGATCGGCCGCTTCCTGGCCACCTACCGCCAGTAG
- a CDS encoding DUF6215 domain-containing protein produces the protein MRDYVAGIGRTIAVRAVVGTFVLVGGLFWHAVQDPGGRADGARTEDGGPAVCRPIQEGEPAGYPAMCAALNRPGLAELVGAPGERVVSAGVGSYSPWETGAAQVQVGKVKAAVSESRTVPYDLLLDSARVSAREVAPVAGRPAVAYAEQLHWMTVNLGTGGSGPGSGSGSGRVSVPQGDPGTAYHLMVARNADGSGGSLEVSLWREDGGFADSGLLPALAEKLMADLDGWNAPPLPAEPGQPTRPPRPSPSPTPFRPFGGR, from the coding sequence ATGCGGGACTACGTGGCGGGGATCGGCCGGACGATCGCGGTGCGCGCGGTGGTGGGGACGTTCGTCCTGGTGGGCGGGCTGTTCTGGCACGCGGTGCAGGACCCGGGCGGACGGGCGGACGGGGCGCGGACCGAGGACGGCGGGCCCGCCGTGTGCCGCCCGATCCAGGAGGGCGAGCCGGCCGGCTACCCGGCGATGTGCGCCGCGCTGAACCGCCCCGGCCTGGCGGAGCTGGTCGGCGCCCCGGGCGAGCGCGTGGTGTCCGCCGGGGTCGGCTCCTACTCGCCGTGGGAGACCGGGGCGGCGCAGGTGCAGGTCGGCAAGGTGAAGGCCGCGGTGTCCGAGAGCCGCACCGTCCCGTACGACCTGCTGCTGGACAGCGCCCGGGTGAGCGCCCGCGAGGTGGCGCCGGTGGCCGGGCGGCCCGCGGTCGCCTACGCGGAGCAGCTGCACTGGATGACCGTCAACCTCGGTACCGGCGGCTCGGGTCCGGGCTCGGGCTCGGGTTCCGGCCGGGTCTCCGTGCCCCAGGGCGACCCCGGCACGGCGTACCACCTGATGGTGGCCCGGAACGCGGACGGCAGCGGCGGCTCCCTCGAAGTCTCCCTGTGGCGGGAGGACGGCGGTTTCGCGGACAGCGGCCTGCTGCCCGCGCTGGCCGAGAAGCTGATGGCCGACCTGGACGGCTGGAACGCGCCCCCGCTCCCGGCCGAGCCGGGACAGCCGACCCGCCCGCCCCGGCCCTCCCCGTCCCCGACCCCGTTCCGGCCGTTCGGCGGGCGCTGA